ATTGTCCGCGAAACCAGAGGTACAGCGCCTCTATCACCTCATATCGAACGTGTCGACCTGGTTAGGAGTGTCCGAAACGGAACGGATCCGCACGAGCGGGCCGGCGGCGGAAGCGAGACCGATCAGCGGACGGTTCCGGGACCGGTCGAACTCAGAAGCCGAAGAGCGGCACGAACCGGAACGTCAGGTACGCGCCGACCGTCGAGATGATCGGGACGACGTTCTGCATGAGGATCACCCGGGCGGTCGTCGAGGGATCGAACAGGTCGGAGGCCTTCGGGATGTCCTCGGGTTCCTCCTCGCCGATCCTCGGGGCCTGCTCGCCCTCCTCCTCCGCGGTGAGGGCGCCGACCGAGACGCGGGTTTCCTCGCCGCGGCGGGCGTCGGAAAGCGTCGTCGTCCGCGTCGCTCGGCCCCAGCCGAGGCCGATGATGCTCATCGTCGCGATGACGACGAAGCTCGCGGGGACCCCGATCGAGGAGAGCACGATGACGATCGTCGAACTGATGACCGCGACGACGATCGCCGCCGTCAGCGGCAGGTTCGTGATGTCGTTGCCCAGCGTATCCAGCGTCCGGCGAGCGATCGTGAAACAGCCGATGGCGACGGCCGCACCCCCGATCAGGATCAGCGTCCCCATCTCGAGGGCGCCGGTGCCGTAGATCGGCGCGATCGCGTTCGCGATGTTGCTCGTGCCCGACGAAAAGCCCATCAGACAGCCGATCGCAACGACTACGAACGCGCCTGTGATCTCTCGCCGGGTGGCGTTCTCCTGGAACTGAAGTCGCGGCACGGCGCCGGAACGATCGACCGTGATCATCTGTCGGCCGTCGCGGTTGGCCTCGATGGCGACCCACTCGTTGATCCGGGGGTAGAAGTACCGGCCGACGACGCCGGCGACCCAGAAGCCGATGATGGGGGCGACGATCCACCAGACGACGATCTCGCCGAGGACGCTCCAGTTGAGTTCGCCCGTCGCGAGGCCGAGCGCGGCGATCGCGCCGACGGCGGTCATCGACGTCGAGGCGGGGACGCCGGCGTAGTTGCCGACGAACAGCGCGCCGCCGATGAAAAAGAGGACGGCGACGTTCGAGCGCATGGTGAAGATGTCGGTCGTGTGAACGAGTTCGTTGCCGAGCGTGTCGACGACGTTCGGTCCGATCGTCCACGCGCCGACGAAGAAGAAGATCGACATCAGGCCGGCCGCCATCAGCTTGGTGATGACGTTCGCGCCGACGGCCGGACCGAACGCCGGACCGGTCGTCGAGCCGCCGATGTTGTAGCCGACGAAGATTGCGGTCAGGATTCCCACGATAAGTAGTACTTCCGTCACAACAGGAGATCACGCGATTGAAGCCTAAAAAACGCGCCCATTCGCGGTTCCGGTTGTCGTCCGGCCGACCGGTCGGACCGGGTCCGAGCGCTCGAGCGCGGCTCGAGCGTCCCCGTGCAACTCGCCGACCGGCGCTCCGACGGGGGCGTGCTCGAGGCGGCGGGACCTACCGAACGACGACCACCGGCACCGGCGAGCGACGAACCACCCGTTCCGCCACGTTTCCAACGAAAACTCGGTCCGCGACGGTTCCGCCGTGGGTCCCGATCACGACAGTCTCGTAGTCGTCGGCCCGGTTGATGATCGCGCGGACGGGATGGCCGAGTTCGATCTCGGTATCGAGCGTCACGTCGCTGTCGGCGTCCGCGGCGATTTCGCGTGCGCGGTCGAAAATCACGTCCGCGTGCTCCCTGGCTTTCGCCTCGAAGTCGTCGGCGAGCGCGAGTCCCGTCGCCTCCGCCCACATCGGCGACGGTCCGCCGACGACGTGCAGGACCGTGAGCTCGGCGTCCGGATAGACCTCGAGGGCGTACTCGAGCGCGCGTTCGCTCATCTCCGACCCGTCCATGGGGACGAGGACGTGCGAGACCATACGCGCACTCCCACGGCGACGAGGATAAGCGCGTGGGTGGCTCCGAGCACAGCAGACGGGGATGGCACCGCTGCCCCCAGTACCAAGAGTGCGCGTGTCATAGACTCGCATGGATCACGGGCCGACCATGGACACCGATACGCCGCGAAGCGGCGGCACGAACGTCGACGACGAGGCGCCGCGGATCGAGCCGACGGTCGAAACCGACGCCGCGACGAAGACCGACGACGCCGAACTCGAGCGGACGCTGGGGCTCGCCGGCGGCCTCGCGATCGGGATCGGGACGATGATCGGCGCGGGTATCTTCGTCTTTCCCGGTCTGGCGGCGGGGCGGGCGGGGCCCGCGGCCGCGGGCTCGTTCGCGATCGGGGCGGTGATCGCGCTCCTCGTGGCGCTGCCGGCGTCGGAGCTCGCGACCGCGATGCCGAAAAGCGGCGGCGGCTACTACTTCATCTCGCGCGGGCTCGGGACCCTCGCCGGGACCGTGGTCGGCCTGTCGCTGTGGCTGGGGCTCGTGTTCGCGACGGCGTTCTACCTCGTCGGCTTCGGGTACTACGCCGTCGACACGCTCGCGGAGGTCGGCGTCGTCGTCGGCAACGGGTGGGTCGTTCCGCTGGCGCTGGTGTTCGGCGCCGGCTTTACGGTGCTGAACGTCACGGGCACGGAGAACGCGGCGAAACTCCAGAACGGGATCGTCGCCCTGCTGTTGTCCATACTGGCGTTCTTTCTGGGATTCGGCGGGCTCGACGCCCTCGGTTTCGTCGGCGAGTCGGCCACGCCCGAGCGGTTCGCGCCGTTCGGCGCGGTGCCCGTGCTGACGACGGCGGCGCTCGTGTTCACCTCGTACCTCGGCTTCGCACAGATCGCGACCGTCGCCGGCGAGATGCGCGATCCCGGCCGGAACCTGCCGCTGGCGATGGTCGGCTCCGTGGTCGTCGTCGGCGTCCTGTACGTCGCGACCATCTTCGTCGCGACGAGCGCGTTCGGCAGCGAGCGCCTCGCCGACCTCGGCGAGACGGCGATGGTCGAGGTCGGCCGCCACTACCTCGGGCCGCTCGGGGCGGTCGCGATCGTCTTCGGCGGCCTCCTCGCGACGGTCTCGAGCGCCAACGCGTCGATCCTCAGCACCTCGCGGGCGGTCTACGCCGTCTCGCGGGACGCCCTGCTCCCGCGGTGGGCGAGCCGGATCAACCTCCGGTACGGGACGCCCCACGTCGCGCTCGGGTTGGCCGGCGGGCCGATCCTGGCGTTGACCGCCACCGGTCGGGTGACGATCCTCGCGGAGGTCGCCTCGTTCCTCCACCTCGTCATGTACGGCCTCATCTGCGTCGCGCTCGTCGCTATTCGCCGCGACGAGCCGACGTGGTACGAC
The DNA window shown above is from Halopiger xanaduensis SH-6 and carries:
- a CDS encoding inorganic phosphate transporter; amino-acid sequence: MTEVLLIVGILTAIFVGYNIGGSTTGPAFGPAVGANVITKLMAAGLMSIFFFVGAWTIGPNVVDTLGNELVHTTDIFTMRSNVAVLFFIGGALFVGNYAGVPASTSMTAVGAIAALGLATGELNWSVLGEIVVWWIVAPIIGFWVAGVVGRYFYPRINEWVAIEANRDGRQMITVDRSGAVPRLQFQENATRREITGAFVVVAIGCLMGFSSGTSNIANAIAPIYGTGALEMGTLILIGGAAVAIGCFTIARRTLDTLGNDITNLPLTAAIVVAVISSTIVIVLSSIGVPASFVVIATMSIIGLGWGRATRTTTLSDARRGEETRVSVGALTAEEEGEQAPRIGEEEPEDIPKASDLFDPSTTARVILMQNVVPIISTVGAYLTFRFVPLFGF
- a CDS encoding universal stress protein; translation: MVSHVLVPMDGSEMSERALEYALEVYPDAELTVLHVVGGPSPMWAEATGLALADDFEAKAREHADVIFDRAREIAADADSDVTLDTEIELGHPVRAIINRADDYETVVIGTHGGTVADRVFVGNVAERVVRRSPVPVVVVR
- a CDS encoding APC family permease, with protein sequence MDTDTPRSGGTNVDDEAPRIEPTVETDAATKTDDAELERTLGLAGGLAIGIGTMIGAGIFVFPGLAAGRAGPAAAGSFAIGAVIALLVALPASELATAMPKSGGGYYFISRGLGTLAGTVVGLSLWLGLVFATAFYLVGFGYYAVDTLAEVGVVVGNGWVVPLALVFGAGFTVLNVTGTENAAKLQNGIVALLLSILAFFLGFGGLDALGFVGESATPERFAPFGAVPVLTTAALVFTSYLGFAQIATVAGEMRDPGRNLPLAMVGSVVVVGVLYVATIFVATSAFGSERLADLGETAMVEVGRHYLGPLGAVAIVFGGLLATVSSANASILSTSRAVYAVSRDALLPRWASRINLRYGTPHVALGLAGGPILALTATGRVTILAEVASFLHLVMYGLICVALVAIRRDEPTWYDPDFRVPGYPVVPAAGAVASFGLIGFMQPTSQLIGVAVMVATAGWYVYYARNVTLRGVL